Proteins from a genomic interval of Spirochaetota bacterium:
- a CDS encoding ABC transporter permease, which produces MIRVRTKKVMRDMLKNAPRAVLVILAIAVGIVAAGTVMIAYSVLTREMDSSYRMTAPASSAVATDTDARRLRAVVETVDGVETAEPRGIYLGRIAVGKDEWKPIILFAIDDFQDMRLNIVRPEKGSWPPRKGEMLIERAALPVARAALADQVEIEIPGVRTVRLSVAGIVHDAGQAPAWMEGMVYGYITRETLAMFGIDSLNRLLFSTRSDHDHDSDTHETGDARARVRGTGPEAAHLSSLEHINADVVVALAGQGVVARLVAPHAHDAGSVPRKGAHPHEGQMKSLLFLLGAFGSLAFALSGFSVFTLMSSLLAREVRAIGIMKAVGARTADIGRMYFLGVFVLACIALLPAIPLAYLLAGKYAFFAAGMLNFNIMNPLPSGALVSAIVLMGLAFPLAAASVPVLRGMRLKVRDAMCDYGVKVTAPARRAGRRSSAGTRWGAHLVLPLSNIVRARTRTSLTVVMLAAGGVLFMAALNTGSSIKATLGEIDRTLKYDVEVRLARPLPVEEINRVFLREGVTAIEAWSDTTGCRVMESGVQEREFRVLAVPPASAMIDLPLVSGRWFGEGDGNAIVVNQRWLAAERGVAVGDAITLRIDGRDLRVTLIGAVRMFGQSTALVPGGMIGQFSMRGFANSVRISSIMDPRDLMRSVNAAARESGIPVAMMFGRSDFKKALEDHFLIIVSFLVFMASFVVAVGAIGLSSTMSVSVLERYREIGIMRAIGGSNGRIVGIILVEGGIVGIAGFLLAVAVSFPVSMAIGSGFIQIFLQTSIDFAFEPLSIPLWFLVLTAVTLLASVLPARKAIRLSVRDALAYE; this is translated from the coding sequence ATGATACGGGTTCGCACTAAAAAAGTAATGAGGGATATGCTTAAAAACGCCCCCCGCGCGGTCCTGGTCATCCTGGCGATTGCAGTGGGCATCGTCGCCGCCGGGACGGTCATGATCGCGTACAGCGTGTTGACGCGGGAGATGGACTCCAGTTACCGGATGACCGCGCCCGCCTCGTCCGCCGTGGCAACCGATACCGATGCACGGCGGCTCCGGGCCGTGGTCGAAACCGTGGACGGCGTGGAAACGGCTGAGCCGCGCGGGATTTATCTTGGGCGCATCGCGGTGGGAAAGGACGAATGGAAACCCATCATACTCTTCGCGATCGATGACTTTCAGGACATGCGGCTGAACATCGTCCGTCCGGAAAAAGGATCATGGCCCCCTCGAAAGGGAGAAATGCTCATAGAGCGCGCGGCCCTGCCGGTTGCGCGCGCAGCGCTTGCGGATCAGGTCGAGATAGAGATTCCCGGAGTGCGTACCGTGCGTCTGTCCGTTGCCGGTATCGTCCATGATGCCGGACAGGCGCCGGCATGGATGGAAGGAATGGTGTACGGATATATAACCCGTGAAACCCTCGCGATGTTCGGTATCGATTCGCTTAACCGCCTGCTCTTTTCCACGCGGAGCGATCACGACCATGATTCCGATACGCATGAAACCGGCGATGCCCGCGCACGGGTGCGGGGGACGGGACCGGAGGCAGCGCATTTATCGTCACTGGAGCATATCAACGCCGATGTCGTCGTTGCGCTTGCCGGCCAGGGGGTAGTGGCGCGGTTGGTCGCCCCGCACGCGCACGACGCGGGCAGTGTTCCCCGGAAAGGGGCTCACCCTCACGAGGGGCAGATGAAATCGCTCCTTTTCCTTCTGGGCGCATTTGGCAGCCTTGCCTTCGCGCTTTCGGGCTTTTCCGTGTTCACCCTGATGTCCTCCCTGCTCGCGCGCGAGGTGCGTGCGATAGGCATTATGAAGGCGGTGGGCGCGCGCACGGCGGATATCGGAAGAATGTATTTCCTGGGGGTATTCGTACTCGCGTGCATCGCCCTGCTGCCCGCGATTCCCCTTGCGTACCTGCTTGCGGGAAAATACGCTTTCTTTGCGGCGGGCATGCTGAATTTCAATATCATGAATCCCCTTCCATCGGGGGCCCTCGTGTCCGCGATAGTTTTAATGGGACTCGCATTCCCGCTGGCCGCGGCTTCTGTTCCCGTCCTTCGTGGGATGCGGCTGAAGGTGCGTGACGCGATGTGCGACTATGGGGTAAAAGTTACAGCGCCCGCGCGACGCGCGGGGAGACGCAGTTCCGCAGGCACCCGGTGGGGCGCGCACCTTGTGCTGCCGCTCAGCAACATCGTGAGGGCGCGCACGCGCACGTCGCTTACCGTGGTCATGCTCGCCGCCGGCGGCGTGCTCTTCATGGCGGCGCTCAACACCGGGTCCTCGATAAAAGCGACGCTTGGCGAAATCGACAGGACGCTTAAATACGATGTCGAGGTGAGACTCGCAAGGCCTTTGCCTGTCGAGGAGATCAATCGAGTGTTTCTGCGTGAGGGCGTCACCGCGATCGAAGCGTGGAGCGACACCACGGGCTGCCGCGTGATGGAATCGGGGGTACAGGAGCGTGAATTCAGGGTGCTCGCCGTCCCGCCGGCTTCCGCCATGATCGACCTGCCGCTGGTATCCGGACGCTGGTTCGGGGAAGGCGACGGCAACGCCATTGTCGTCAATCAGCGCTGGCTCGCGGCCGAACGCGGTGTCGCGGTGGGTGACGCCATCACCCTTCGCATCGATGGCCGCGACCTGCGGGTGACCCTGATCGGGGCGGTCAGGATGTTCGGCCAGTCGACGGCGCTTGTCCCCGGCGGGATGATCGGTCAATTTTCGATGCGCGGATTCGCGAATAGCGTACGTATATCATCGATCATGGACCCGCGGGACCTTATGCGATCGGTGAATGCAGCGGCCCGCGAATCGGGCATCCCCGTCGCCATGATGTTCGGGCGGTCGGATTTCAAAAAGGCGCTGGAGGATCATTTCCTGATAATCGTGTCGTTCCTGGTTTTTATGGCCTCGTTCGTCGTCGCGGTGGGCGCCATAGGCCTTTCCTCTACGATGAGCGTTTCGGTGCTCGAGCGGTACAGGGAGATCGGTATCATGCGCGCGATCGGCGGATCGAACGGTCGCATTGTGGGAATAATACTCGTTGAAGGGGGTATCGTCGGTATCGCGGGGTTCCTTCTCGCGGTCGCCGTTTCGTTCCCGGTGAGCATGGCGATAGGCTCCGGGTTCATTCAAATCTTTCTCCAGACGTCCATAGATTTCGCGTTCGAGCCCTTATCGATCCCCCTCTGGTTCCTGGTATTGACCGCCGTTACGCTGCTTGCTTCCGTGCTGCCGGCG
- a CDS encoding ABC transporter ATP-binding protein has product MNTQERRQGAGFISLEGVSKRFTIGDGSFTALDSVSLTLNRGEFVAIVGRSGSGKSTLLNIVAAIDRPSEGAVFVDGQAVHLMNENRAAAWRGAWVGIVFQFFQLLPSLTILENVMLPMEFSRRFKGARESRAMKLLARVGVDMHAGKLPSALSGGEQQRAAIARALANDPPLILADEPTGNLDSHTAEAVLAVFRELSLEGRTVVMVTHEKNVTDGIHRTITLSDGMIVG; this is encoded by the coding sequence ATGAATACGCAGGAACGCCGGCAGGGAGCCGGTTTCATCAGTCTGGAAGGGGTATCCAAACGCTTCACGATCGGCGACGGTTCGTTCACCGCGCTCGATTCGGTAAGCCTTACACTGAATCGCGGTGAATTTGTCGCGATAGTAGGACGATCGGGGAGCGGAAAATCGACGCTTCTCAATATAGTGGCGGCGATCGACCGTCCCAGCGAAGGGGCGGTGTTCGTTGACGGCCAGGCTGTTCACCTCATGAACGAGAATCGGGCCGCGGCATGGAGGGGAGCGTGGGTGGGCATTGTCTTCCAATTTTTCCAGCTGCTACCCTCCCTTACGATCCTTGAAAACGTGATGCTCCCCATGGAATTCAGCCGGCGCTTCAAGGGCGCGCGCGAGTCGCGGGCGATGAAGCTTCTCGCCCGGGTAGGGGTCGATATGCACGCGGGGAAACTGCCGAGTGCGCTGTCCGGCGGGGAACAGCAGCGCGCCGCGATCGCGCGTGCGCTCGCGAACGATCCGCCGCTCATTCTGGCGGACGAGCCCACCGGAAATCTCGATTCCCATACCGCGGAGGCCGTGCTCGCCGTTTTCAGGGAATTGTCGCTTGAAGGCAGGACCGTGGTAATGGTGACCCATGAGAAAAACGTCACGGACGGAATCCACAGAACGATCACGCTGTCCGACGGCATGATCGTAGGATAG